Proteins encoded within one genomic window of Brachybacterium sp. P6-10-X1:
- a CDS encoding copper amine oxidase: MSAGRSYWERSMKSMKSVSKRRIAVAALLAICAGVLVWVVAVGPQGSPPDASEEQTTAAAPAAELDCGEGQEISRSLSSGATWSMCWSIDPDMGLVVSDIHLTPPGEEPISIIDSLSLSQLEVPYDDGGRNTHDITESGFGGTKMKTLGEDICTGSILDADIPNIGDGTYGESETRGVLCSSEVDGGVAYHSSDAVAPAATRKTDLQLFTVSRVGWYEYITEYTFGADGSIDVQLGATGDLSPVDYSDEEHGWDVGEDEHATSHSHNAVWRVNWALGGDGGMQVQQFDAERTGEMGDESAELTGQLTSLTHPTTAKWQDRRWWRVLNPEVLNEDGHPISYQIEMEKTDSFVFADVLADAGTDAHAHAHETGYDVAFTNFDECERFAVKNTGDCGDGVEDFVDDGAEETLDDVVSWVAVGYHHVPRDEDQSPMEMHWQGFALQPRDLTAQRFDVPEGHEEVNGVPDSEWRESPTG; the protein is encoded by the coding sequence ATGTCGGCCGGCAGGTCGTACTGGGAGAGGTCGATGAAGTCGATGAAGTCCGTGAGCAAGCGCAGGATCGCCGTGGCGGCGCTTCTGGCGATCTGCGCCGGGGTACTCGTGTGGGTCGTGGCCGTCGGCCCCCAGGGATCGCCGCCCGACGCGTCGGAGGAGCAGACGACGGCGGCTGCGCCCGCGGCCGAGCTGGACTGCGGCGAGGGGCAGGAGATCTCCAGGTCCCTCTCGAGCGGGGCGACCTGGTCGATGTGCTGGTCCATCGACCCGGACATGGGCCTCGTCGTCTCCGACATCCACCTGACCCCGCCCGGCGAGGAGCCGATCAGCATCATCGACTCGCTGTCGCTGTCGCAGCTCGAGGTGCCGTACGACGACGGCGGGCGCAACACCCATGACATCACCGAATCCGGGTTCGGCGGCACCAAGATGAAGACCCTCGGCGAGGACATCTGCACCGGGAGCATCCTCGACGCGGACATCCCGAACATCGGCGACGGCACGTACGGCGAATCGGAGACCCGGGGCGTGCTGTGCTCCTCCGAGGTCGACGGCGGCGTCGCCTACCATTCGAGCGACGCCGTCGCCCCCGCCGCGACCCGGAAGACGGATCTGCAGCTGTTCACCGTGTCCCGCGTCGGCTGGTACGAGTACATCACCGAGTACACCTTCGGCGCCGACGGCTCGATCGACGTGCAGCTCGGCGCGACCGGGGACCTCTCGCCCGTGGACTACAGCGACGAGGAGCACGGATGGGACGTGGGGGAGGACGAGCACGCCACCAGCCACTCGCACAACGCGGTCTGGCGCGTGAACTGGGCCCTCGGCGGCGACGGGGGGATGCAGGTCCAGCAGTTCGATGCCGAGCGCACCGGAGAGATGGGGGACGAATCGGCGGAGCTCACGGGGCAGCTCACGTCGCTGACGCACCCCACGACCGCGAAGTGGCAGGATCGGCGCTGGTGGAGGGTGCTCAATCCCGAGGTGCTGAACGAGGACGGCCATCCGATCTCGTATCAGATCGAGATGGAGAAGACCGATTCGTTCGTCTTCGCCGATGTCCTCGCCGACGCCGGAACGGATGCCCATGCCCACGCGCACGAGACGGGATACGACGTCGCCTTCACCAACTTCGACGAGTGCGAGCGCTTCGCCGTGAAGAACACCGGCGACTGCGGGGACGGGGTCGAGGACTTCGTGGACGACGGCGCCGAGGAGACGCTGGACGACGTCGTCTCCTGGGTGGCCGTCGGATATCACCATGTTCCCCGCGACGAGGACCAGTCTCCGATGGAGATGCACTGGCAGGGGTTCGCCCTGCAGCCTCGTGATCTGACGGCTCAGCGGTTCGACGTCCCGGAGGGCCACGAAGAGGTCAACGGGGTCCCGGACTCCGAGTGGCGCGAGTCGCCGACGGGGTGA